ACCTGGTTCACCGCCGACGCCGACACCCCGACCGCGACCGCTTGGCAGACCTGGTACGTCCTGCTGGTCTCCGCCGGGGTGGCCGTCTCCTCGCTGTACGGGGCGCGCAACACCCCCGACGACGTCTTCTACCTCGGCAAGTCGGTGTGGGTGGCCGAGCGGGACAGCGTCCCGCTGCGGGACTTCCTCTTCACCGAGGAGATCATGCCGCCGCTGAGCACCCAGCCGCCGATCGCCTCCATCGAGGTCTTCGCCGGCTCGCTCGGCCGCTTCTTCGGCCTGCACGCGGCCACCGCCACCTGGTACGTCCTGCTGCCGGCACTGGCCGTGCTGGCGATCATCGCGCTGTGGCGCCTGGTGCACCGGTGGGCCCCCCGGCGGCCGGTGCTGGCCTTCACCGTCGCGGTCGCCTACCTCTACCTGGTGGCCGGCGGCGACGCCGCGCTGGGCACCTTCCACCTGCCCCGGCTCTACGAGGGCAAGGGGATGTTCGTCTCCGCCGCCGTACCGCTGATGTGGGTCTACCTGACCGACTGGTTCGAGTCGCGGTCGAAGTGGCGGCTCTTCCTGATCTTCGCGCTGTCGGTGGTCTCGATCGGGCTCACCTCCACCTCGGCGATCATCCTGCCGATCCTGGTCGGTGCGGCGGCGCTGGCGATGGCCCTGGTCGGGAGGTGGTGGCAGGCGGTGGCCACGTTCGCCGTGGCGCTGGTCTACCCGATCGGGGCGGTGGTGGTCACCCGGCTGGTGCTCGGCCCGGTCACCGAGGTCGGCGGGACCACCCAGTTCTTCGACGGTGAGGGCACCTACCGCCGGACCCTGCTGATCGGGACGCTGGGCGTGATCGGCGGGCTGGCCCTGTGGTGCGCGCCGCTGCTGCTGCGCCGGCGGGCGCCCCGGCTGCTCGCCGCGGGCGCGGCGGTGACCATGAGCGTGCTCTTCGTGCCGGGGGTGCTGGAGTTCCTCGGCTCGGTCACCGGGGTCTCGGCGGTGCTCTGGCGGGTGCCCTGGATCCTCGCCCTACCGGGTCTGGTCGGCATCCTCTGCACCCTGCACCCACCCCGGTTCGACTGGCTCGGTCGGCTGCTCGGCGCGCTGGTGGCCGCCGCGCTGGTCGCGTCGTTCAGCCTCTACGGCACGCCGATGTGGGACCGGGACAGCTACGTCGAGACCCATCCCCGGCCGGTCTGGAAGATGCCGCAGGACCGGCAGGGCCGGATCGAGTGGATCCACGGGCTGGACCGCCCGCCGGGCCTGCTGCTGGCACCCAGCACGCTGATGCGGATCGCGCCGATCATCAGCAGCCGGATGCGGGTCGTGCTGCCCCGCGACGGTTACCTGATCGAGTACGACTGGTCGTCGGAGTTCGCGCAGGACCGGCTGCGGCTCGCCGCGCTCGCCGACGGCACGGAGGTCGCGCCCCTGCCCGACATCGAGGCGGCGATCGACCGGCTGGAGGTGGGCACGATCTGCCTCTACTTCGGCAACCGGGCCGGCCGTCGGGCCGTCGAGCGACTCGGCTTCGAGGTGTTCGCCGAGCGGGAGAACCCGACCGGCTCGATGCGGTGTCTGCGCCGTACCGGCTGACCCGGCGCGGGGGTGGACGGCCGGGTCCGACGGGTCCGGCCGTGGGTGCCACGACCCTCGATACCCGAACGGCGACCCGCGTCGGCTTCGCGTTAAGGTCGTGTGCAGTCAGGCCGATAACGCCCAAACGTCGCCGGTTCTCACCGGCCGCGCGCAGCGGTCCCTTCCCACTCGTCCGGCCCGGCTCGTCGTCGATCTCGTAGGGAGAACCATCCTTGTTCGGCACGTTACTCCAGCGACTCGGGGTCCCCGCCCGCGGTGCGCTGCTGCTGCTGTGCTATCTGACCATGCTCGTCGCGGCCGTGTTCGGTGGGACCTGGGTCTTCGCCGTCGCCGGGCTGGCCGCGGTCGCCGGTGAGTTCGCCATCGAGCGCTGGTCCGCCCCGGCGCGGGTGTTGCTGGACAAGGTCGGCCTCGGCCGGCTCTACCGGCAACTCGCCCGGGACCTGGCGGTGGTCCTGCTGGTGGTGACCACGGTGCGCCCGGGTCTGGGGCAGCTCACCGCGGTCCTGCTGCTGCTGGCGGGGGTCTGGGGGACCGGGGTCTTCGCCGGGGCCTTCTCCCGCATGATCAACCGGCGTAACCCGGTCTCCGCGTTGGTCCGCAACATCGATCTCGGTCACATCACCGAGGCCCCACGTCCGCCGGCCTGGACCACGGCGCTGATGGGCAGCCAGATGGCCCAGCTGAACATCCTGCTCATCCCGGCCGTGGCCGTCGCCGCGTACCTCGGTGACGTGCTGCCGGTGCTGGTGGCCGGGGTGCTGGCCGCCGCGGTGGCCGCCGTGGTGGGGCTGCTCGTCGTGGTCACCTGGCTGCGCGGGCGGGGTCAGGGCACCGGCAAGAGCTCCGTGCTCGCCGCGGTGCAGGGCTGGCTGGACAGCTACCAGCCACAGGTGGCGCTCTACTTCGCCGGTCCGGCCAAGGACGTCTACCAGGCCAACATGTGGCTGGCCCCGACCGAGGCGCTCGACCAGCGCGGGGTCGTGCTGATGCGCAGCAAGGAGGCCTTCACCGAGCTGGCCGACACCCGGCTCCCGGTGATCTGCGTACCGGCCAGTGTGGACTTCATGAACCTCGAACTGGGCAGCGTGCGGGCGGCGATGTACGCGGCCAACGTGGGCGCGAACATCCACATGCTGCGCGAGCCGGGCATGAAGCACGTCTTCGTCGGCCACGGCGACAGCGACAAGCAGGCGAGCGTCAACCCGTACAGCAAGGTGTACGACGAGGTGTGGGTCGCCGGTCTGGCCGGACGGGAGCGGTACGCCCGCGCCGGGGTCGGGGTGCTGGACGCCGACATCGTCGAGATCGGCCGGCCGCAGCTCGCCGGGGTGCACACCTTCGGTGCCCAGTCGGTCGACCGGCCGTTCACCGTGCTGTACGCGCCGACCTGGGAGGGGTGGCTGGACGACGACCCCTACCACACCTCGGTGGTGCTGATGGGTGAGCGGATCGTGAAGAGCCTGCTGAAGGCGCAGCCGGGCGTCCGGTTGATCTACAAGCCGCACCCGCTGACCGGGGCCCGCTCCAAGGAGGCCAAGGCGGTGCACGAGCGGATCGTGGCCCGCATCGGCGCGGCCGGCGGGGACGTCAACTCGACCAGTCTGGACGGACCCGGCCACCGGGTGGTGACCGGTCGGGTGCCGGGGCTGTTCGATTGTTTCAACCAGACCGACCTGATGATCAGCGACATCTCCAGCGTGGTCTCCGACTTCGTGCAGAGTCAGCGGCCGTACGTGGTGGCCAACCCGAGCGGGTTGCCGGAGGACGAGTTCCGGCGGCAGTTCCCCACCTCGCGCGGGGCGTACCTGCTCTCGGTGGACTGCGGCGAGCTGGCGAAGATCCTCACCCTCACCCGGGCCGGCGACGACCCGATGACCGAGGCCCGTCGGGAGCTGAAGACCTACCTGCTCGGCCCGGACGAGCCGAACTCGATGGAGCGCTTCCGGCAGGAGATCACCCGGCTCTGCTACTGACCGGCGTCGGTTCGACGGACGGGGGACGGCGACACGCCGTCCCCCGTGCCACGT
Above is a window of Micromonospora yangpuensis DNA encoding:
- a CDS encoding CDP-glycerol glycerophosphotransferase family protein — encoded protein: MFGTLLQRLGVPARGALLLLCYLTMLVAAVFGGTWVFAVAGLAAVAGEFAIERWSAPARVLLDKVGLGRLYRQLARDLAVVLLVVTTVRPGLGQLTAVLLLLAGVWGTGVFAGAFSRMINRRNPVSALVRNIDLGHITEAPRPPAWTTALMGSQMAQLNILLIPAVAVAAYLGDVLPVLVAGVLAAAVAAVVGLLVVVTWLRGRGQGTGKSSVLAAVQGWLDSYQPQVALYFAGPAKDVYQANMWLAPTEALDQRGVVLMRSKEAFTELADTRLPVICVPASVDFMNLELGSVRAAMYAANVGANIHMLREPGMKHVFVGHGDSDKQASVNPYSKVYDEVWVAGLAGRERYARAGVGVLDADIVEIGRPQLAGVHTFGAQSVDRPFTVLYAPTWEGWLDDDPYHTSVVLMGERIVKSLLKAQPGVRLIYKPHPLTGARSKEAKAVHERIVARIGAAGGDVNSTSLDGPGHRVVTGRVPGLFDCFNQTDLMISDISSVVSDFVQSQRPYVVANPSGLPEDEFRRQFPTSRGAYLLSVDCGELAKILTLTRAGDDPMTEARRELKTYLLGPDEPNSMERFRQEITRLCY
- a CDS encoding DUF6077 domain-containing protein, whose translation is MSKVGSSVVIEVEPTPVVVPAAPVPPRTGVLERIRRFVAAVPRRLTDAAVVAFALYTVLYHAAFLFRWAPSVTFLVWLGGCGVLAVLRLGVAVQRARTARHRPVAAPTPTTTTTTDAAGATPATAADAGAVPADSPVPGSARSGPRWWWMLAAAAVGVAAAVTASQGGAMPWWVPASLGVLASVAVALLARRTWFTADADTPTATAWQTWYVLLVSAGVAVSSLYGARNTPDDVFYLGKSVWVAERDSVPLRDFLFTEEIMPPLSTQPPIASIEVFAGSLGRFFGLHAATATWYVLLPALAVLAIIALWRLVHRWAPRRPVLAFTVAVAYLYLVAGGDAALGTFHLPRLYEGKGMFVSAAVPLMWVYLTDWFESRSKWRLFLIFALSVVSIGLTSTSAIILPILVGAAALAMALVGRWWQAVATFAVALVYPIGAVVVTRLVLGPVTEVGGTTQFFDGEGTYRRTLLIGTLGVIGGLALWCAPLLLRRRAPRLLAAGAAVTMSVLFVPGVLEFLGSVTGVSAVLWRVPWILALPGLVGILCTLHPPRFDWLGRLLGALVAAALVASFSLYGTPMWDRDSYVETHPRPVWKMPQDRQGRIEWIHGLDRPPGLLLAPSTLMRIAPIISSRMRVVLPRDGYLIEYDWSSEFAQDRLRLAALADGTEVAPLPDIEAAIDRLEVGTICLYFGNRAGRRAVERLGFEVFAERENPTGSMRCLRRTG